The Acidobacteriota bacterium genome contains the following window.
TTTCAGGACGAACGCGGCAATCAGTACCTGGTCACGCTCGCGTCACTCAAGCCGGGTATTTCAATGAGTCAGGCTCAGGCAGATCTGGACAGGGTGGGGGAAGGGTTCAAGACCCGGTTTCCCGACCGGTATGCGGAGCCGAAGGTTACCTTGGCGGCTCGGGTCCATGTCGCTGACCGAACAGATGATCGGCGACGGACGCCTCGGCTTGATCGTGCTGTTCGGCGCGGTGGCGTGCGTGTTGCTCATCGCCTGCACCAACGTCGCGAACCTCATGCTCGCGCGCGGCGCATCACGGCGCCGCGAACTGGCCGTGCGCGCGGCCCCGGGCGCCAACCGACGGCGGCTGGTCCAGCAGCTTCTGGTGGAAACACTGGTGCTGACCACGGCAGGCACGGCGCTCGGACTCGGCGTGGCCGCGGGCAGCCTGCAGTTCCTGCTCTCGCTGAACCCCGGCAACATTCCGCGTCTCGATACCGCACGTATCGACGCCAGCGTCATTATCTTTGCGGCCGCGCTCGCGCTTGTTACCGGAGTTCTCGTGGGACTGTTCCCCGCCCTTCGACAGTCGAGCGCCGACCCGCAGTCGGCCCTGGGCGATGCGGCACGCGGCACCGACACCACTTCGCCGCGACGACGCCTTCGCGGC
Protein-coding sequences here:
- a CDS encoding FtsX-like permease family protein, producing the protein MSLTEQMIGDGRLGLIVLFGAVACVLLIACTNVANLMLARGASRRRELAVRAAPGANRRRLVQQLLVETLVLTTAGTALGLGVAAGSLQFLLSLNPGNIPRLDTARIDASVIIFAAALALVTGVLVGLFPALRQSSADPQSALGDAARGTDTTSPRRRLRGALVVAEVAMAVMVLTGAALLIRSFIAMASVPVGVSADGVAVAPPVDSTRHL